A portion of the Cellulophaga algicola DSM 14237 genome contains these proteins:
- the proC gene encoding pyrroline-5-carboxylate reductase, giving the protein MKIAIIGAGNLGLAIAKGILATNGATTMYLTKRKTGSIEKFEKYGNVTVTSNNREAVTNADILIFAVQPNQFVNILEEVKDLLTDKHVLISTITGFSIAQIEAIVGEDQNIIRSMPNTAISVGKSMTCICANERGKKRIELALAIFNRMGYSMEIPESQMQAATVICASGIAFWMRMIRATTQGAIQLGFDAKEAQELAMHTCNGAAALLIESGSHPEAEIDRVTTPQGCTIQGLNEMEHQGLSSSLIQGIVASYDKISRIKEGNM; this is encoded by the coding sequence ATGAAAATAGCAATTATAGGAGCAGGAAATTTAGGTCTGGCTATTGCCAAAGGAATCTTAGCTACCAATGGTGCAACTACCATGTACCTAACCAAAAGAAAAACAGGCAGCATTGAAAAGTTTGAAAAATACGGCAATGTAACCGTCACCTCTAATAATAGAGAGGCTGTAACTAACGCTGATATTCTAATTTTTGCAGTTCAACCCAATCAGTTTGTAAACATACTAGAAGAAGTAAAAGACCTATTAACAGATAAACATGTGTTAATTTCAACCATTACTGGGTTTAGTATCGCTCAAATAGAGGCTATCGTAGGAGAAGACCAAAATATTATTAGAAGTATGCCTAATACAGCAATTTCTGTAGGCAAATCTATGACCTGTATTTGCGCTAATGAAAGGGGAAAGAAAAGAATTGAACTGGCGCTGGCAATCTTTAACAGAATGGGATATTCTATGGAAATTCCGGAATCTCAAATGCAAGCAGCTACTGTAATTTGTGCTAGCGGAATTGCATTTTGGATGCGTATGATTCGCGCAACTACACAAGGTGCAATACAATTAGGTTTTGATGCTAAAGAAGCACAAGAACTAGCCATGCACACCTGTAATGGTGCCGCAGCCCTACTCATTGAGTCTGGCAGCCATCCAGAAGCAGAAATAGACAGAGTTACAACGCCTCAAGGTTGTACTATTCAAGGATTAAACGAAATGGAACATCAAGGTTTGAGTTCTTCATTAATACAAGGGATTGTAGCTTCTTACGATAAAATTAGCCGTATCAAAGAAGGAAACATGTAG
- the argG gene encoding argininosuccinate synthase — protein sequence MKKLVLAYSGGLDTSYCAKHLSKDKGFEVHAVSVNTGGFSKEEISQIEKKSLELGATSYKSIDAVQTFYDKVVKYLIFGNVLKNNTYPLSVSAERIVQAIEIVNYAKKVDAKYIAHGSTGAGNDQVRFDMIFQIIAPEIEIITPIRDNKLSRETEIAYLKENGIDYPWEKAKYSINRGLWGTSVGGEETLTSNKALPDSAYPSQLQEKEPTDVKLTFEKGELVAVDGVKDKPVANIEKLEAMASKYAIGRDIHVGDTIIGTKGRVGFEAAAALIIIKAHHLLEKHTLTKWQQYQKEQQGNFYGMLLHEGNYLDEVMRNIEAFLTDTQKNVSGDVFLSLYPFQFRLNGISSTHDLMTDAFGSYGEENKGWSATDAKGFIKILSNPGRIYNHVNVEK from the coding sequence ATGAAAAAATTAGTTTTAGCCTACAGTGGCGGATTAGACACATCATACTGTGCAAAACATTTATCAAAAGACAAAGGGTTTGAAGTTCATGCCGTTAGTGTTAATACAGGCGGATTCTCAAAAGAAGAAATAAGTCAGATTGAAAAAAAATCTTTAGAATTAGGGGCTACTTCGTATAAATCTATTGATGCCGTTCAAACATTTTACGATAAAGTAGTAAAATATTTAATCTTTGGGAACGTATTAAAAAACAATACGTACCCATTATCGGTTAGTGCAGAACGTATTGTACAAGCTATTGAAATTGTAAACTACGCTAAAAAAGTAGATGCAAAATATATTGCACACGGAAGTACCGGAGCAGGAAATGATCAAGTTCGTTTTGATATGATTTTTCAAATCATTGCCCCTGAAATAGAAATCATCACCCCTATTAGAGATAATAAATTATCTAGAGAAACAGAAATTGCTTACTTGAAAGAAAATGGAATTGACTACCCTTGGGAAAAAGCAAAATACTCTATTAACAGAGGGCTTTGGGGAACATCTGTTGGGGGCGAGGAAACATTAACCTCTAACAAAGCATTACCAGATAGTGCATACCCAAGTCAATTACAAGAAAAAGAACCTACAGACGTAAAACTAACTTTTGAAAAAGGAGAATTAGTAGCTGTTGATGGCGTCAAAGATAAACCTGTTGCCAATATAGAAAAGCTAGAAGCTATGGCTTCTAAATATGCCATTGGTAGAGATATACATGTGGGCGATACTATTATTGGCACAAAAGGCAGAGTTGGTTTTGAAGCTGCTGCTGCTTTAATCATCATTAAGGCACATCATTTATTAGAAAAACATACCCTTACCAAATGGCAACAATACCAAAAAGAACAGCAAGGTAACTTCTATGGAATGTTGTTACACGAGGGTAATTATTTAGATGAAGTAATGCGAAACATTGAAGCTTTCTTAACAGATACTCAAAAGAATGTTTCTGGGGATGTTTTCTTAAGCTTATACCCATTCCAATTTAGATTAAACGGAATTTCATCTACACATGATTTAATGACGGATGCTTTTGGAAGTTACGGTGAAGAAAATAAAGGATGGTCTGCTACCGATGCGAAAGGTTTTATAAAAATACTTTCAAATCCAGGTAGAATATACAATCATGTAAACGTAGAAAAGTAA
- the argC gene encoding N-acetyl-gamma-glutamyl-phosphate reductase, translating into MIKAGIIGGSGYTGGELIRILLNHLETEIDFVYSTTRAGKKITTAHPDLLGLTTIAFTGTVNLKVDVVFLCLGHGNSTKFLKENKFSSDTKIIDLSNDFRLHADAILEGKEFVYGLPETNKEKIKSANYIANPGCFATAIQLALLPLAKAGLLKKEIHINAVTGSTGAGVSPSDTTHFSWRNNNVSWYKPFTHQHLGEVGESLASFNTPVGELLFLPTRGNFPRGILATAYTVFDGELDEVIALYKDFYKNALFTQVADEEIHLKQVVNTNQCHIHLHKHNNRLLITSAIDNLLKGASGQAVQNMNLMFGLEERSGLNLKAAAF; encoded by the coding sequence ATGATCAAAGCAGGCATAATTGGTGGTTCTGGATATACGGGTGGAGAACTTATTCGTATTCTTTTAAACCATCTTGAAACAGAAATAGATTTTGTGTATAGCACTACAAGAGCAGGTAAAAAAATTACTACAGCACATCCTGATTTATTAGGTCTTACAACTATTGCTTTTACAGGTACTGTAAATTTAAAAGTCGATGTTGTTTTCTTATGCTTAGGACATGGAAATTCTACCAAGTTTTTGAAAGAAAATAAATTTTCTTCAGATACTAAAATTATAGATTTAAGTAATGACTTTCGCTTACATGCAGATGCTATATTAGAGGGCAAAGAATTTGTTTATGGTTTACCTGAAACCAATAAGGAAAAAATAAAGTCCGCCAATTACATTGCAAATCCCGGTTGCTTTGCTACCGCTATTCAATTGGCTTTATTACCCTTAGCAAAAGCAGGACTCCTTAAAAAAGAAATACATATTAATGCTGTTACAGGGAGTACTGGTGCTGGCGTTAGTCCTTCTGACACGACACATTTTAGCTGGAGGAACAATAACGTGTCTTGGTACAAGCCATTCACACATCAACATTTAGGAGAAGTAGGTGAAAGTTTAGCTTCTTTTAATACTCCTGTTGGCGAGTTATTATTTCTACCCACTAGAGGAAACTTTCCTAGAGGAATTTTAGCTACAGCATATACCGTGTTTGATGGTGAACTAGACGAGGTAATTGCTTTATATAAAGATTTTTACAAAAACGCTTTGTTTACTCAGGTTGCAGACGAAGAAATACATCTAAAACAAGTGGTAAACACCAATCAGTGTCATATTCACTTACACAAACACAATAACAGATTATTGATCACTTCTGCAATAGACAACCTATTAAAAGGTGCCTCTGGACAAGCGGTACAAAATATGAATCTCATGTTTGGTCTTGAAGAGCGTAGCGGATTAAATTTAAAAGCAGCAGCATTCTAG
- a CDS encoding GNAT family N-acetyltransferase has translation MELLIANESHFKYAEIICDTIADSAKTRGTGIAKRTPEYIRKKLENGNAVIALDGTTFAGFCYIEVWGHGKYVANSGLIVHPDYRDRGLAKQIKQRIFDLSGEKFPDAKIFGITTGLAVMKINYELGYKPTTFSELTDDPEFWKGCQTCKNFDILTRTERKMCLCTAMLYDPKAVSKKKAVEEKEKLNTKAFKRLKSIKESLFLKKK, from the coding sequence ATGGAATTACTAATTGCTAACGAATCACATTTTAAGTATGCAGAAATTATCTGCGATACTATTGCAGATTCTGCTAAAACTCGTGGTACTGGTATTGCAAAACGTACGCCAGAATACATTCGTAAGAAACTTGAAAACGGTAATGCTGTAATAGCTTTAGATGGAACCACATTTGCGGGCTTCTGCTATATTGAAGTTTGGGGACATGGAAAATATGTCGCCAACTCTGGACTTATCGTACATCCAGATTACAGAGATAGAGGCTTAGCTAAACAAATTAAGCAACGAATCTTTGATCTTTCTGGTGAAAAATTTCCTGATGCTAAAATCTTTGGTATTACTACCGGATTAGCCGTAATGAAAATTAATTACGAATTAGGATATAAACCAACAACATTCTCTGAACTTACAGATGACCCAGAGTTTTGGAAAGGTTGCCAAACCTGTAAAAATTTTGATATTCTTACACGTACCGAACGTAAGATGTGCTTGTGTACAGCTATGCTTTACGACCCTAAAGCCGTATCAAAAAAGAAAGCCGTAGAAGAGAAAGAAAAATTAAATACCAAAGCTTTTAAGCGATTAAAAAGTATAAAAGAATCCCTTTTCCTAAAAAAGAAATAA